In the genome of Populus trichocarpa isolate Nisqually-1 chromosome 6, P.trichocarpa_v4.1, whole genome shotgun sequence, one region contains:
- the LOC18100282 gene encoding eukaryotic translation initiation factor 3 subunit K: protein MGREREVPNKSEKEVISYTVEQLVAVNPYNPDILPDLENYVNEQVSSQTYSLDANLCLLRLYQFEPERMSTQIVARILVKALMAMPAPDFSLCLFLIPERVQMEEQFKTLIVLSHYLETGRFRQFWDEAAKSRHIVEAVPGFEQAIQAYAIHLLSLTYQKVPRSVLAEAINIEGLSLDKFLEQQVANCGWILEKSHGRGQLIVLPSNEFNHPELKKNTADSIPLEHVARIFPILG from the exons atgggaagGGAAAGAGAGGTTccaaataaatcagaaaaagaAGTAATCTCATACACAGTGGAGCAGCTGGTTGCCGTCAATCCCTACAATCCTGACATCCTCCCCGATCTCGAAAACTACGTTAACGAACAg GTTTCGTCGCAAACATACAGCCTAGATGCAAATCTTTGCCTTCTTCGCCTCTATCAG tTTGAGCCGGAGAGAATGAGCACCCAAATTGTGGCTCGCATTCTCGTTAAG GCACTCATGGCAATGCCAGCTCCTGATTTCAGCCTTTGTCTCTTTTTGATTCCGGAGCGAGTG CAAATGGAGGAACAGTTCAAGACACTGATTGTTCTCTCACATTATTTGGAG ACAGGAAGGTTCCGTCAATTCTGGGATGAAGCTGCTAAGAGTCGCCACATAGTTGAAGCTGTACCAg GTTTTGAGCAAGCAATCCAAGCCTATGCAATTCACCTGCTTTCTTTGACTTATCAAAAGGTCCCTAGGTCTGTGCTGGCTGAG GCAATCAACATCGAAGGTCTATCCTTGGACAAGTTCCTAGAACAGCAGGTGGCCAATTGTGGTTGGATATTGGAGAAGAGCCATGGGCGGGGACAACTCATTGTCCTACCAAGTAATGAATTTAATCATCCTGAGCTTAAGAAGAACACTGCAGATAGCATTCCTTTAGAGCATGTTGCCCGCATCTTCCCCATTCTTGGTTGA